A single Struthio camelus isolate bStrCam1 chromosome 8, bStrCam1.hap1, whole genome shotgun sequence DNA region contains:
- the PIF1 gene encoding ATP-dependent DNA helicase PIF1 has protein sequence MEGAELRCTVAVEQPVPGAQGPRRRVVRDALVVLGRNELREPVLRVIGGGAAAPLSFALGGGAVRLFTRFAGEGRAAVRLGPGGAQLLLSNCPPAALRPFLRLLRLKLAAGPRRAPPRGPRLLDRPPPAFAAISPLQERDLPCGRRRRGDEAQERRPAEVPGAGRRPPARLSAEQDAVLSAVLSGRSVFFTGCAGTGKSYLLKRIVGSLPPKSTYATASTGVAACHVGGTTLHAFAGIGSGKAPLEQCIQLAERPGVRQHWLACQHLIIDEISMVDGKFFDKLEAVARAVRKRDDPFGGIQLIICGDFLQLPPVCKANEETKFCFQAKSWRKCIQINMELTEVRRQTDRTFISLLSAVRLGRCTEEVARLLMQTATNRAERDGILATRLCTHKDDVELTNERCLQQLSGEVHTFEALDSDPMLVNLIDAQCPVGCRVELKLGAQVMLAKNLDVSQGLVNGARGVVVGFESEQKGLPKVRFLCGVTQVIKVERWVFKGPSGVYLSRQQLPLKLAWAISIHKSQGMSLDCVEISLSRVFESGQAYVALSRARSLAGLRVLDFDPKVVRADPSVLRFYRQLRSHQLLKQDSLHTHSGADDKENWKYS, from the exons atGGAGGGTGCGGAGCTGCGGTGCACCGTGGCCGTGGAGCAGCCGGTGCCGGGCGCgcaggggccgcggcgccgcgtgGTGCGGGACGCGCTGGTGGTGCTGGGCCGCAACGAGCTGCGGGAGCCGGTGCTGCGGGTGatcggcggcggggcggcagcgccgctGAGCTTCGCGCTGGGCGGCGGCGCCGTGCGGCTCTTCACGCGCTTCGCGGGCGAGGGCCGGGCCGCGGTGCGGCTGGGCCCGGGCGGCGCCCAGCTGCTGCTCTCCaactgcccgcccgccgccctgcgccCCTTCCTCCGCCTCCTGCGCCTCAAActggccgccggcccgcgccgcgcccccccgcgcggcccccgcctGCTggaccggccgccgccggccttcGCCGCCATCAGCCCGCTGCAGGAGCGCGACCTGccctgcggccgccgccgccgcggcgacGAGGCGCAGGAGCGGCGCCCGGCCGAG gtgcccggcgcggggaggcggccccCGGCGAGGCTCTCGGCGGAGCAGGACGCGGTGCTGAGCGCGGTACTGAGCGGCAGGAGCGTCTTCTTCACGGGCTGCGCGG GCACGGGGAAGTCGTACCTGCTGAAGAGGATCGTGGGCTCTCTGCCGCCCAAGAGCACCTATGCCACGGCCAGCACGGGAGTGGCAGCTTGCCACGTCGGCGGCACCACGCTCCATGCCTTCGCAG ggATCGGCTCTGGGAAGGCACCGCTAGAACAATGTATTCAGTTGGCTGAGAGACCTGGAGTGCGTCAGCACTGGCTGGCCTGTCAGCACTTAATTATTGATGAGATCTCCATGGTGGATGGCAAATTCTTTGATAAGCTGGAGGCAGTGGCCAG gGCGGTAAGAAAACGGGATGACCCTTTTGGAGGAATTCAGCTAATCATCTGTGGGGACTTCCTACAGCTACCCCCAGTCTGTAAGGCTAATGAAGAAACCAAGTTCTGCTTCCAG GCAAAAAGCTGGAGGAAGTGCATCCAGATAAACATGGAACTGACTGAAGTGCGGAGGCAGACCGATAGGACCTTTATCTCACTCCTCAGTGCAGTCCGTCTAGGCAG GTGCACAGAGGAGGTTGCCAGACTGCTGATGCAGACAGCTACCAACAGGGCTGAGCGTGATGGGATCCTGGCTACTCGGCTCTGCACCCATAAGGATGATGTAGAACTAACTAATGAGAGATGCTTGCAGCAGCTGTCAG GAGAAGTACATACTTTTGAGGCTTTGGACAGTGACCCAATGCTGGTTAATTTAATTGATGCTCAGTGTCCTGTGGGTTGCAGAGTTGAACTAAAGCTTGGAGCTCAG GTGATGCTGGCTAAGAATCTGGATGTGTCACAAGGGCTGGTGAACGGGGCACGGGGAGTTGTTGTAGGGTTTGAAAGTGAACAGAAAG GACTGCCTAAGGTGAGGTTTCTCTGTGGGGTCACACAGGTCATCAAGGTGGAGCGATGGGTCTTCAAAGGGCCATCTGGAGTTTATCTGAGTCGCCAACAGCTGCCCCTAAAACTTGCATGGGCCATTTCCATTCACAAGAGTCAG GGCATGTCTTTAGACTGTGTGGAAATCTCCCTCTCTCGTGTCTTTGAAAGTGGACAGGCTTATGTAGCCCTTTCCCGAGCTCGAAGCCTTGCAGGTCTCCGTGTTCTTGATTTTGACCCAAAAGTTGTGAGAGCAGATCCTTCTGTGCTGCGTTTCTACAGACAGCTGAGAAGTCATCAGCTTCTAAAGCAG gATTCTCTGCACACCCATTCAGGAGCTGATGACAAGGAGAACTGGAAATACAGCTGA
- the CFAP144 gene encoding cilia- and flagella-associated protein 144, whose product MAALRGEKEPPDAVHQDQIFCERVRRELQCQRLHTEYGVNPLRRVHMVARKPMSWHDNIEEPADAKFLNLIHHAALEPTKKYSEPQTESQEIGWNTTPLIHVDRTDCRLHFPRRSTEITRYMAAFWRLKEQSENLQ is encoded by the exons ATGGCCGCCCTCCGCGGGGAGAAGGAGCCGCCGGACGCGGTGCACCAGGACCAGATCTTCTGCGAGCGGGTGCGGCGGGAGCTGCAGTGCCAGCGGCTGCACACGGAGTACGGCGTGAACCCGCTCAGGCGGG TTCACATGGTCGCCAGGAAGCCTATGTCTTGGCATGACAATATAGAGGAGCCTGCAGACG CCAAGTTCCTGAATCTTATTCACCATGCAGCACTGGAGCCAACAAAGAAATACTCAGAGCCACAAACTGAAAGCCAGGAAATTGGCTGGAACACAACACCTTTG attcACGTGGACCGCACTGACTGCAGACTGCACTTCCCACGCCGGAGCACTGAGATCACTAGATATATGGCTGCCTTTTGGCGCCTGAAGGAGCAGTCTGAGAACCTGCAATAG
- the EBNA1BP2 gene encoding probable rRNA-processing protein EBP2, producing the protein MMARRGSLSDAAWDSDSASEGSALSDSELQEAFSRGALKPGLNVVLEGRPRAPNDVDGLKLCLSEFKRQLAWVERLDVTLGPVTDVTGPVSHSASDKDAVDPENDFQREMSFYRQAQAAVLDALPRLRKLQVPTRRPDDYFAEMAKSDQQMQKIRQKLKSKQEAMEKSEKAKQLRALRKYGKKVQTEILQKRQKEKKSMLNAVKKYQKGLSDKLDFLEEEQTSSQGKKKGSGSQRIKRGPNAKRRYKNQKFGFGGKKKGSKWNTKESFNDVSSFQAKVAHNKGPRKAGKKALNKRPGKRARQKMKSRAR; encoded by the exons atgatggcgcggcgcggctcgcTCTCGGACGCGGCGTGGGACTCGGACTCGGCGTCGGAGGGCTCCGCTCTCTCGGACTCGGAG CTCCAGGAGGCGTTTTCGAGGGGCGCCCTGAAGCCGGGGCTCAACGTGGTGCTggaggggcggccgcgggcgcccaACGACGTG GATGGTTTGAAGCTGTGCCTCTCTGAATTCAAGCGGCAGCTAGCTTGGGTGGAAAGGCTGGATGTGACTTTGGGTCCAGTAACAGATGTCACAGGTCCAGTCTCACACAGTGCTTCTGACAAAGATGCTGTTGACCCTGAGAATGACTTCCAGAGAGAGATGAGCTT TTACCGACAGGCTCAGGCCGCAGTCCTGGATGCCCTACCAAGGTTGCGTAAGCTCCAGGTTCCTACTAGAAGGCCAGATGATTATTTTGCAGAGATGGCCAAATCTGACCAACAGATGCAGAAG ATTCGACAGAAGCTTAAGAGTAAACAGGAAGCAATGGAGAAATCTGAGAAAGCAAAACAGCTCCGTGCACTGAGAAAATATGGCaagaag GTGCAAACAGAGATTCTGCAGAagagacaaaaggagaaaaaatcaaTGTTGAATGCAGTCAAGAAATATCAGAAAG GTCTCTCTGACAAGCTGGATTTCCTAGAGGAAGAGCAGACTTCATCTcaggggaagaagaaaggcagtGGAAGTCAACGGATAAAGAGAGG ACCAAATGCCAAACGACGATACAAGAATCAGAAGTTCGGTTTTGGTGGGAAGAAGAAGGGATCAAAGTGGAACACAAAGGAGAGTTTTAATGACGTATCCAGCTTTCAGGCAAAAGTGGCTCACAACAAAGGCCcaagaaaagcagggaaaaaagccCTCAAT AAGAGACCTGGAAAGAGAgcaaggcagaaaatgaaaagccGAGCACGCTAA